From the Gasterosteus aculeatus chromosome 13, fGasAcu3.hap1.1, whole genome shotgun sequence genome, one window contains:
- the LOC120831091 gene encoding membrane-associated phosphatidylinositol transfer protein 2 isoform X1, translating to MLIKEYRIPMPMSVEEYRIAQLYMIQKKSREESCGEGSGVEILENKPYTDGPGGSGQYTHKVYHIGMHIPSWFRSILPKAALRVEEESWNAYPYTRTRYTCPFVEKFSIDIETHYKPDTGNQADVFNMSAVEKRQRSIDPIDIVTDPMSPHEYKAEEDTRLFKSAKTQRGPLQDDWIEEYNNDPGKTPIMCAYKLCKVEFRYWGMQSKIERFIHDVGLRKVMVRAHRQAWCWQDEWYGLTMEDIRHLELETQLALATKMAQFSQAEEATEANGGAPSPDKDQEAKEAISSIEADEVVESSSGEVLQPRGVLTKQWSTSSRSSRSSKRGVSPSRHSLSEWRMQSIARDSEDSSDEEFFDAHEDLSDGEEVFPKEIAKWNSNDLMDKMEAAEETPGELLKEMTVDYERATSEERLDEMRGSVSGQTDSTPIPTITVTRHQSESLSQPCLQPSKIHVLVLVLHGGNILDTGGGDQNSKQADVNTISTAFDAVMRVHYPAALGRIAIRLVPCPAICAEAFSLVSNLSPYSYDEGCLSSSQDHIPLAALPLLATSAPQYQDAMAAVVVRANQVYTDFLKSLDGAAFSGQVCLIGDCVGGILGFDALCSSNQTVNESQNSSRRGSIVSGQDQDLLSPGIIVNSGHRSASPTLEGTRHLSRSNIDIPRASAADDTKRQLPRKGSDSSTYEPDTIKQHQAFLTSLHSSVLRSDTVSRRSSSSTMLDGSSQGKFDFEVSDFFMFGSPLGLVLALRKTVIPTLDVAQLRPACQQVYNLFHPADPSASRLEPLLERKFHLMPPFNVPRYQRFPLGDGNSALLVETVQSNAQLLLDSGPPLSLRCQETISETCIPVPVLNWQEGCLKATPATMESDVVQSHGGVFMDSSYPSSPITGPLSRGQRRASEVSIASQVSGMADSYATSNVANIKTCQIRQSKRFGLLSQLALSSQNKFFLKSPPKSRKNPTEGSPHADLNGAASEGSSPTGQYENCLSAGLDFAICDLVSLDSQAEVDQVAARWWGTKRLDFALYCPDALTAFPTVALPHLFHASYWESTDVVSFLLRQVMRHENSSILELDGKEVTEFTPSKPREKWLRKRTHVKIRNVTANHRVNDAVFTEDSQQVVTGRFMYGPLDMVTLAGEKVDLHIMTQPPSGEWVYFNTEVSNSSGRVSFVVPEDKRLGIGVYPVKMVVRGDHTFADSYLTVIPRGTEFVVFSIDGSFAASVSIMGSDPKVRAGAVDVVRHWQDLGYLIIYATGRPDMQKQRVVAWLSQHNFPHGIVSFCDGLVHDPLRHKANFLKSLTELHLKIFAGYGSTKDISVYTSIGLSPSHIYIVGRPSKKLQQQCQFITEGYAAHLSQLEYSHRSRPAKSSSARMVLRKGSFGVGANSDFLRKRNHLLRTISSQPAPSSPTGSTHNRPERTQSQSDGERLEHASGYGQGAAQRSMSITASCWGRSSSTKLDPGILSPK from the exons ATGCTTATCAAGGAGTACCGCATCCCCATGCCCATGAGTGTGGAGGAGTACCGTATTGCCCAGCTCTATATGATCCAG aaaaagagcagagaagaGAGCTGTGGTGAAGGAAGCGGGGTGGAGATTCTAGAGAATAAGCCCTACACAGATGGGCCCGGTGGGTCGGGCCAGTACACCCACAAGGTCTACCATATTGGCATGCACATTCCCAGCTGGTTCCGCTCCATCTTGCCCAAAGCAGCACTGAGGGTGGAAGAGGAGTCCTGGAACGCCTACCCTTACACCCGCACCAG GTACACCTGCCCCTTTGTTGAGAAGTTCTCCATTGACATTGAGACCCACTACAAACCCGACACAGGCAaccaggcagatgttttcaacaTGTCTGCAGTGGAGAAGAGGCAGCGGTCTATCG ACCCAATTGACATAGTGACGGATCCCATGTCCCCTCATGAGTACAAAGCAGAGGAGGACACACGGCTCTTCAAGTCGGCCAAGACCCAGAGGGGTCCTCTGCAGGACGACTGGATAGAAGAGTACAACAATGACCCTGGGAAGACCCCCATCATGTGTGCCTACAAACTTTGCAAGGTGGAGTTTCGTTACTGGGGCATGCAGTCTAAGATCGAACGCTTCATCCATGATGTTG GACTGAGGAAGGTAATGGTGCGTGCCCACCGGCAGGCCTGGTGCTGGCAGGATGAGTGGTACGGTCTGACCATGGAGGACATCCGGCACCTGGAACTGGAAACCCAGCTGGCCCTGGCCACCAAGATGGCCCAGTTCAGTCAGGCAGAGGAGGCCACAGAGGCCAATGGAGGCGCTCCATCTCCAGACAAAGACCAGGAGGCTAAAGAGGCGATCAGCTCTATCGAAGCTGATGAGGTGGTTGAAAGCTCAAGCGGAGAGGTTCTCCAGCCTCGCGGCGTACTCACCAAGCAGTGGTCCACTTCATCCCGATCCTCCCGCTCGTCCAAGAGAGGAG TGAGCCCATCACGTCACAGCCTCTCGGAGTGGAGGATGCAGAGCATCGCTCGAGACTCAGAAGACAGCTCTGACGAGGAGTTCTTCGACGCTCATG AGGATCTGTCGGACGGCGAGGAGGTCTTCCCAAAGGAGATCGCAAAGTGGAACTCCAACGACCTCATGGACAAGAtggaggctgcagaggaaaCGCCTG GGGAGCTGTTGAAGGAAATGACAGTGGATTATGAAAGAGCAACCAGCGAGGAAAGACTAGATgag ATGCGTGGCTCTGTTAGCGGCCAAACCGATAGCACTCCCATTCCTACCATCACGGTAACGAGGCACCAGTCA GAGAGCTTGTCCCAGCCGTGTCTGCAGCCTTCCAAGATCCACGTGCTGGTCTTGGTTCTGCACGGAGGGAACATCCTGGACACAGGCGGGGGGGACCAGAACAGCAAGCAGGCCGACGTCAACACGATCAGCACAGCTTTCGACGCGGTCATGCGCGTTCACTACCCCGCAGCGCTGGGACGCATCGCCATCCGCCTGGTACCCTGCCCTGCCATCTGCGCCGAGGCCTTCTCCCTGGTGTCCAA CCTGAGCCCGTACAGCTACGATGAGGGTTGTCTGTCCAGCAGCCAGGACCACATCCCCCTGGCAGCGCTCCCTCTACTGGCAACCTCGGCTCCACAGTACCAGGACGCCATGGCCGCCGTCGTCGTCAGAGCCAACCAGGTGTACACAGACTTCCTCAAGTCCCTTGACGGTGCAGCTTTCTCTGGCCAG GTGTGCCTCATCGGGGACTGTGTGGGAGGAATCCTGGGATTTGATGCGCTGTGCAGCAGCAACCAGACCGTCAATGAAAGCCAGAACAGCAGTCGCAGGGGCAGCATAGTCAGTGGGCAG GACCAGGATCTCCTCTCTCCTGGCATCATTGTCAACAGCGGGCACAGGTCTGCCTCCCCGACCCTGGAGGGCACCCGCCACCTCAGTCGCAGTAACATCGACATCCCTCGTGCCAGCGCGGCTGACGACACCAAGCGGCAGCTGCCACGCAAGGGAAGTGACTCCTCCACCTACGAACCGGACACAATAAAACAGCACCAGGCCTTCCTGACCAG CTTACATTCCAGTGTTCTGCGGAGCGACACGGTGTCACgcaggtccagcagcagcaccatgcTGGATGGGAGCTCCCAGGGGAAGTTTGACTTTGAAGTTTCTGACTTTTTCATGTTTGGCTCCCCCCTGGGCTTGGTGCTCGCCCTGAGAAAGACTGTCATTCCTACGCTGGATG TGGCTCAGCTGCGGCCTGCCTGTCAACAGGTCTACAACCTGTTCCACCCAGCTGACCCCTCAGCCTCCCGCCTAGAGCCTCTGCTGGAGAGGAAATTTCACCTCATGCCTCCCTTCAACGTTCCCCGCTACCAGCGCTTTCCCCTGGGAGATGGAAACTCCGCCTTGCTTG TGGAGACAGTACAGAGCAACGCTCAGCTGCTGCTTGACAGCGGGCCTCCTCTTTCCCTCCGCTGTCAGGAGACCATCAGCGAGACCTGCATCCCCGTGCCGGTGCTAAACTGGCAGGAGGGCTGCCTCAAGGCCACACCCGCCACTATGGAGT CGGATGTTGTTCAGTCTCATGGTGGTGTCTTCATGGACAGTTCGTACCCCTCATCCCCCATAACGGGCCCCCTATCCCGGGGCCAGCGGAGGGCCAGTGAGGTCAGCATTGCCAGCCAGGTCTCAGGAATGGCAGACAGTTACGCTACCAGCAACGTAGCCAACA TTAAAACATGCCAAATTCGACAATCCAAAAGGTTTGGCCTTTTGTCCCAACTCGCTCTGTCATCGCAAAACAAATTCTTCCTCAAAAGTCCTCCTAAGTCCCGTAAGAACCCGACTGAAGGATCTCCTCATGCAGATCTGAACGGTGCGGCTAGTGAAGGTTCAAGTCCCACTGGCCAGTACGAGAACTGCCTGTCAGCAGGGCTGGACTTTGCTATTTGTGATCTGGTCTCACTGGACTCCCAGGCTGAAGTGGACCAAG TTGCAGCACGTTGGTGGGGCACAAAGCGGCTGGACTTTGCCCTGTACTGCCCCGATGCTCTTACCGCTTTCCCCACCGTGGCCTTACCCCACCTCTTCCACGCGTCATACTGGGAGTCCACTGATGTTGTGTCTTTTCTCCTGAGACAG GTCATGAGGCATGAAAACTCTAGTATCCTGGAGCTGGATGGAAAAGAGGTGACTGAATTCACCCCCTCAAAACCGCGAGAGAAGTGGCTCCGCAAAAGGACTCATGTGAAGATCAGG AACGTGACTGCGAATCACCGCGTAAATGACGCGGTGTTCACGGAGGACTCCCAGCAGGTGGTGACAGGCCGCTTCATGTACGGCCCTCTGGACATGGTCACCTTGGCCGGGGAGAAG GTCGACCTCCACATCATGACCCAGCCTCCATCAGGAGAGTGGGTGTACTTCAACACAGAAGTGAGCAACAGCAGTGGGCGCGTGTCTTTTGTCGTTCCAGAGGACAAGCGTCTGGGCATCGGAGTCTACCCTGTCAAAATGGTTGTCAG AGGCGACCACACGTTTGCAGACAGCTACCTGACAGTTATTCCTCGTGGCACAGAGTTTGTGGTGTTCAGCATCGACGGGTCATTTGCTGCCAGCGTGTCCATCATGGGCAGCGATCCCAAAGTGCGGGCGGGAGCCGTGGATGTCGTCAG GCACTGGCAGGATTTAGGCTATTTGATCATCTATGCTACAGGACGACCAGACATGCAGAAGCAGCGGGTAGTGGCCTGGTTGTCTCAGCACAACTTCCCTCATGGCATCGTCTCCTTCTGTGACGGCCTGGTCCACGACCCGCTCAGGCACAAGGCCAACTTCCTCAAGTCCCTGACAGAG CTTCACTTGAAGATTTTCGCTGGCTACGGATCAACCAAAGACATCTCAGTCTACACCTCCATtggcctctctccctcccatatATACATCGTAGGTAGACCATCCAAGAAGTTGCAGCAACAGTGCCAG TTCATCACAGAGGGATATGCAGCCCATTTGTCCCAGCTGGAGTACAGCCACCGCTCCCGACCCGCCAAGTCCAGCAGTGCACGCATGGTCCTGCGTAAAGGCAGCTTCGGCGTGGGTGCCAACAGTGACTTCCTAAGGAAGAGGAACCACCTGCTGCGCACCATCTCCTCCCAACCGGCCCCCAGCTCCCCGACGGGCAGCACTCACAACAGACCGGAGCGCACACAGAGCCAATCGGACGGCGAGCGGCTGGAGCACGCGAGTGGCTACGGCCAGGGAGCCGCGCAGCGCAGCATGAGCATCACGGCCAGCTGCTGGGGCCGGAGCAGCAGCACCAAGCTGGATCCGGGCATCCTCAGCCCCAAATGA
- the LOC120831091 gene encoding membrane-associated phosphatidylinositol transfer protein 2 isoform X4, with translation MLIKEYRIPMPMSVEEYRIAQLYMIQKKSREESCGEGSGVEILENKPYTDGPGGSGQYTHKVYHIGMHIPSWFRSILPKAALRVEEESWNAYPYTRTRYTCPFVEKFSIDIETHYKPDTGNQADVFNMSAVEKRQRSIDPIDIVTDPMSPHEYKAEEDTRLFKSAKTQRGPLQDDWIEEYNNDPGKTPIMCAYKLCKVEFRYWGMQSKIERFIHDVGLRKVMVRAHRQAWCWQDEWYGLTMEDIRHLELETQLALATKMAQFSQAEEATEANGGAPSPDKDQEAKEAISSIEADEVVESSSGEVLQPRGVLTKQWSTSSRSSRSSKRGVSPSRHSLSEWRMQSIARDSEDSSDEEFFDAHEDLSDGEEVFPKEIAKWNSNDLMDKMEAAEETPGELLKEMTVDYERATSEERLDEESLSQPCLQPSKIHVLVLVLHGGNILDTGGGDQNSKQADVNTISTAFDAVMRVHYPAALGRIAIRLVPCPAICAEAFSLVSNLSPYSYDEGCLSSSQDHIPLAALPLLATSAPQYQDAMAAVVVRANQVYTDFLKSLDGAAFSGQVCLIGDCVGGILGFDALCSSNQTVNESQNSSRRGSIVSGQDQDLLSPGIIVNSGHRSASPTLEGTRHLSRSNIDIPRASAADDTKRQLPRKGSDSSTYEPDTIKQHQAFLTSLHSSVLRSDTVSRRSSSSTMLDGSSQGKFDFEVSDFFMFGSPLGLVLALRKTVIPTLDVAQLRPACQQVYNLFHPADPSASRLEPLLERKFHLMPPFNVPRYQRFPLGDGNSALLADVVQSHGGVFMDSSYPSSPITGPLSRGQRRASEVSIASQVSGMADSYATSNVANIKTCQIRQSKRFGLLSQLALSSQNKFFLKSPPKSRKNPTEGSPHADLNGAASEGSSPTGQYENCLSAGLDFAICDLVSLDSQAEVDQVAARWWGTKRLDFALYCPDALTAFPTVALPHLFHASYWESTDVVSFLLRQVMRHENSSILELDGKEVTEFTPSKPREKWLRKRTHVKIRNVTANHRVNDAVFTEDSQQVVTGRFMYGPLDMVTLAGEKVDLHIMTQPPSGEWVYFNTEVSNSSGRVSFVVPEDKRLGIGVYPVKMVVRGDHTFADSYLTVIPRGTEFVVFSIDGSFAASVSIMGSDPKVRAGAVDVVRHWQDLGYLIIYATGRPDMQKQRVVAWLSQHNFPHGIVSFCDGLVHDPLRHKANFLKSLTELHLKIFAGYGSTKDISVYTSIGLSPSHIYIVGRPSKKLQQQCQFITEGYAAHLSQLEYSHRSRPAKSSSARMVLRKGSFGVGANSDFLRKRNHLLRTISSQPAPSSPTGSTHNRPERTQSQSDGERLEHASGYGQGAAQRSMSITASCWGRSSSTKLDPGILSPK, from the exons ATGCTTATCAAGGAGTACCGCATCCCCATGCCCATGAGTGTGGAGGAGTACCGTATTGCCCAGCTCTATATGATCCAG aaaaagagcagagaagaGAGCTGTGGTGAAGGAAGCGGGGTGGAGATTCTAGAGAATAAGCCCTACACAGATGGGCCCGGTGGGTCGGGCCAGTACACCCACAAGGTCTACCATATTGGCATGCACATTCCCAGCTGGTTCCGCTCCATCTTGCCCAAAGCAGCACTGAGGGTGGAAGAGGAGTCCTGGAACGCCTACCCTTACACCCGCACCAG GTACACCTGCCCCTTTGTTGAGAAGTTCTCCATTGACATTGAGACCCACTACAAACCCGACACAGGCAaccaggcagatgttttcaacaTGTCTGCAGTGGAGAAGAGGCAGCGGTCTATCG ACCCAATTGACATAGTGACGGATCCCATGTCCCCTCATGAGTACAAAGCAGAGGAGGACACACGGCTCTTCAAGTCGGCCAAGACCCAGAGGGGTCCTCTGCAGGACGACTGGATAGAAGAGTACAACAATGACCCTGGGAAGACCCCCATCATGTGTGCCTACAAACTTTGCAAGGTGGAGTTTCGTTACTGGGGCATGCAGTCTAAGATCGAACGCTTCATCCATGATGTTG GACTGAGGAAGGTAATGGTGCGTGCCCACCGGCAGGCCTGGTGCTGGCAGGATGAGTGGTACGGTCTGACCATGGAGGACATCCGGCACCTGGAACTGGAAACCCAGCTGGCCCTGGCCACCAAGATGGCCCAGTTCAGTCAGGCAGAGGAGGCCACAGAGGCCAATGGAGGCGCTCCATCTCCAGACAAAGACCAGGAGGCTAAAGAGGCGATCAGCTCTATCGAAGCTGATGAGGTGGTTGAAAGCTCAAGCGGAGAGGTTCTCCAGCCTCGCGGCGTACTCACCAAGCAGTGGTCCACTTCATCCCGATCCTCCCGCTCGTCCAAGAGAGGAG TGAGCCCATCACGTCACAGCCTCTCGGAGTGGAGGATGCAGAGCATCGCTCGAGACTCAGAAGACAGCTCTGACGAGGAGTTCTTCGACGCTCATG AGGATCTGTCGGACGGCGAGGAGGTCTTCCCAAAGGAGATCGCAAAGTGGAACTCCAACGACCTCATGGACAAGAtggaggctgcagaggaaaCGCCTG GGGAGCTGTTGAAGGAAATGACAGTGGATTATGAAAGAGCAACCAGCGAGGAAAGACTAGATgag GAGAGCTTGTCCCAGCCGTGTCTGCAGCCTTCCAAGATCCACGTGCTGGTCTTGGTTCTGCACGGAGGGAACATCCTGGACACAGGCGGGGGGGACCAGAACAGCAAGCAGGCCGACGTCAACACGATCAGCACAGCTTTCGACGCGGTCATGCGCGTTCACTACCCCGCAGCGCTGGGACGCATCGCCATCCGCCTGGTACCCTGCCCTGCCATCTGCGCCGAGGCCTTCTCCCTGGTGTCCAA CCTGAGCCCGTACAGCTACGATGAGGGTTGTCTGTCCAGCAGCCAGGACCACATCCCCCTGGCAGCGCTCCCTCTACTGGCAACCTCGGCTCCACAGTACCAGGACGCCATGGCCGCCGTCGTCGTCAGAGCCAACCAGGTGTACACAGACTTCCTCAAGTCCCTTGACGGTGCAGCTTTCTCTGGCCAG GTGTGCCTCATCGGGGACTGTGTGGGAGGAATCCTGGGATTTGATGCGCTGTGCAGCAGCAACCAGACCGTCAATGAAAGCCAGAACAGCAGTCGCAGGGGCAGCATAGTCAGTGGGCAG GACCAGGATCTCCTCTCTCCTGGCATCATTGTCAACAGCGGGCACAGGTCTGCCTCCCCGACCCTGGAGGGCACCCGCCACCTCAGTCGCAGTAACATCGACATCCCTCGTGCCAGCGCGGCTGACGACACCAAGCGGCAGCTGCCACGCAAGGGAAGTGACTCCTCCACCTACGAACCGGACACAATAAAACAGCACCAGGCCTTCCTGACCAG CTTACATTCCAGTGTTCTGCGGAGCGACACGGTGTCACgcaggtccagcagcagcaccatgcTGGATGGGAGCTCCCAGGGGAAGTTTGACTTTGAAGTTTCTGACTTTTTCATGTTTGGCTCCCCCCTGGGCTTGGTGCTCGCCCTGAGAAAGACTGTCATTCCTACGCTGGATG TGGCTCAGCTGCGGCCTGCCTGTCAACAGGTCTACAACCTGTTCCACCCAGCTGACCCCTCAGCCTCCCGCCTAGAGCCTCTGCTGGAGAGGAAATTTCACCTCATGCCTCCCTTCAACGTTCCCCGCTACCAGCGCTTTCCCCTGGGAGATGGAAACTCCGCCTTGCTTG CGGATGTTGTTCAGTCTCATGGTGGTGTCTTCATGGACAGTTCGTACCCCTCATCCCCCATAACGGGCCCCCTATCCCGGGGCCAGCGGAGGGCCAGTGAGGTCAGCATTGCCAGCCAGGTCTCAGGAATGGCAGACAGTTACGCTACCAGCAACGTAGCCAACA TTAAAACATGCCAAATTCGACAATCCAAAAGGTTTGGCCTTTTGTCCCAACTCGCTCTGTCATCGCAAAACAAATTCTTCCTCAAAAGTCCTCCTAAGTCCCGTAAGAACCCGACTGAAGGATCTCCTCATGCAGATCTGAACGGTGCGGCTAGTGAAGGTTCAAGTCCCACTGGCCAGTACGAGAACTGCCTGTCAGCAGGGCTGGACTTTGCTATTTGTGATCTGGTCTCACTGGACTCCCAGGCTGAAGTGGACCAAG TTGCAGCACGTTGGTGGGGCACAAAGCGGCTGGACTTTGCCCTGTACTGCCCCGATGCTCTTACCGCTTTCCCCACCGTGGCCTTACCCCACCTCTTCCACGCGTCATACTGGGAGTCCACTGATGTTGTGTCTTTTCTCCTGAGACAG GTCATGAGGCATGAAAACTCTAGTATCCTGGAGCTGGATGGAAAAGAGGTGACTGAATTCACCCCCTCAAAACCGCGAGAGAAGTGGCTCCGCAAAAGGACTCATGTGAAGATCAGG AACGTGACTGCGAATCACCGCGTAAATGACGCGGTGTTCACGGAGGACTCCCAGCAGGTGGTGACAGGCCGCTTCATGTACGGCCCTCTGGACATGGTCACCTTGGCCGGGGAGAAG GTCGACCTCCACATCATGACCCAGCCTCCATCAGGAGAGTGGGTGTACTTCAACACAGAAGTGAGCAACAGCAGTGGGCGCGTGTCTTTTGTCGTTCCAGAGGACAAGCGTCTGGGCATCGGAGTCTACCCTGTCAAAATGGTTGTCAG AGGCGACCACACGTTTGCAGACAGCTACCTGACAGTTATTCCTCGTGGCACAGAGTTTGTGGTGTTCAGCATCGACGGGTCATTTGCTGCCAGCGTGTCCATCATGGGCAGCGATCCCAAAGTGCGGGCGGGAGCCGTGGATGTCGTCAG GCACTGGCAGGATTTAGGCTATTTGATCATCTATGCTACAGGACGACCAGACATGCAGAAGCAGCGGGTAGTGGCCTGGTTGTCTCAGCACAACTTCCCTCATGGCATCGTCTCCTTCTGTGACGGCCTGGTCCACGACCCGCTCAGGCACAAGGCCAACTTCCTCAAGTCCCTGACAGAG CTTCACTTGAAGATTTTCGCTGGCTACGGATCAACCAAAGACATCTCAGTCTACACCTCCATtggcctctctccctcccatatATACATCGTAGGTAGACCATCCAAGAAGTTGCAGCAACAGTGCCAG TTCATCACAGAGGGATATGCAGCCCATTTGTCCCAGCTGGAGTACAGCCACCGCTCCCGACCCGCCAAGTCCAGCAGTGCACGCATGGTCCTGCGTAAAGGCAGCTTCGGCGTGGGTGCCAACAGTGACTTCCTAAGGAAGAGGAACCACCTGCTGCGCACCATCTCCTCCCAACCGGCCCCCAGCTCCCCGACGGGCAGCACTCACAACAGACCGGAGCGCACACAGAGCCAATCGGACGGCGAGCGGCTGGAGCACGCGAGTGGCTACGGCCAGGGAGCCGCGCAGCGCAGCATGAGCATCACGGCCAGCTGCTGGGGCCGGAGCAGCAGCACCAAGCTGGATCCGGGCATCCTCAGCCCCAAATGA